tagtgttgtaatgagcggataatttgtacgctttttggcattgtttttagtatgtttttagtatgttttagttagtttttagtatacttgtattagtttttagttaaaaattacttttctggactttactatgagtttgtgtgtttttctgtgatttcaggtattttctggctgaaattgagggacttgaccaaaaatctgatttagagactaaaaaggactgcagatgttgttggattctgaccttcctgcactcgaagtagattttctggagctacagaagcccaattggcgcgctcgcaacggcgttggaaagtagacatcctgggctttccagcaatatataatagttcatactttacccaagatttgatggcccaaaccggcgttgcaaatcagctcaaaactacccggcgttaaacgccggaactggcacaagaatgggagttaaacgcccaaactggcacaaaagctggcgtttaactccaagaagagtctctacacgaaaatgcttcaatgctcagcccaagcacacaccaagtgggcccggaagtggatttttatgtcatttactcatctctgtaaatcttaggctactagttctctataaataggacctttcactattgtattttcatctttagatcctttgatcatttttagatctttgAGTCTTTTGATCAcgctttgggggctggcctctcggccatgcctagactttgttcttatgtattttcaacggtggagtttctacacaccatagattaaggtgtggagctctgctgtacctcgagtattaatgcaattactattatttttctattcaattcggctcattcttgttctaagatattcatttgcacccaagaacatgatgaatgtgatgattatgtgacactcatcatcattctcacttatgaatgagtgcctgacaaccacttctgttctacaagcaaacaaggcttgaatgtttatctcttggatcccttaattggaatcttcgtggtataagctagaattgatggcggcattcaagagaatccggaaggtctaaaccttgtctgtggtattctgagtaggattcaatgattgaatgactgtgacgagcttcaaactcacgattgtggggcgttagtgacagacgcaaaagaatcactggattctattctgacatgatcgagaaccgacagctgaatagccgtgccgtgacagggtgcgttgaacattttcactgagaggatgggaggtagccactgacaacggtgaagccctaaatacagcttgccatggaaaggagtaagaaggattggatgaagacagtacgaaagcagagagacggaagggacaaagcatcttcatacacttatttgaaattcctaccaatgaattacataagtatctctatctttatctttatgttttattcatcattcataaccatttaagtttgcctgactaagatttacaagatgaccatagcttgcttcataccaacaatctctgtgggatcgacccttactcgcgtaaggtttattacttggacgacccagtacacttgctagttagttgtgcgaagttgtgataaatagttgagattacaattgtgcgtaccatgttgatggcgccattgatgatcacaattttgtgcaccagtgatctggaaaaaaaagtatagactattatatattactgaaaGCGCTGaaaattagctttccaacgccgttgaaaacgcatcaattggacctctgtagctcatgaaATGCCCGTTGGAATGCACGAAGGTCAGGACTTGAtaacatctgctatcctttcttcagCTCTGAACAAAACTTTGATAATCTTGCTACTTTcgcccaaaaatcacctaaaaacatagaaaaaacacaaaaactcaaagtagcatccaaaaggtgaattttgcactaaaacatactaaaacttactataattaataaaatctaactaaaaacaacatGAAAATCTGTTGGAGTTTGTGACTGATTTTTTTGATCAATTTGGAAAGCTtgttgaggtggtgattgctgcaaTTCTGTGAATGCATTAAAGCAGCAGTCCTGTTTGGGAAGTTCTGTGGTTGCTGAAATCGAAGTAAGGAAGAAGGATGCTGTTTAGAAGGATCCTAAAGTGCCGCCGCAGCCACAGCTTGATACATGTCTGTTTGCATATTCAGCATGGATGGATCTTTAACAGTGGTGCAAACCTGTAGCCATAGATCAAGTAAGGTTCTATAAAGACACAGGAATTAATCCATCAAATTGGCATTCCTGTAGCCGTAGTTGGTTAAGAGACTTCAACTGGCCTATGGAATCAGGTATTTCTGCTGAGAACGCTGTGTAAGAGAGATCTAACATCCTTAGAGGACTGCTCCAATTAGACTTTGGAAGTTCACCTTTTAGCTCTTCATTCTGTGACAAACTCAGTTCTTCAAGATTAGAAAAACCAAGTATGCCAGTTGCAACAAAAGATGAATGACAAGAGCTAATTCAGTTGCAACAAAAGATTAGGAAAACCAAGTATGctagttatttttaatatgtaattaGTCTTACtttatttgtgttattttgtgCATGCAGGGATTCAAGTAATAATAAAAGTGTCTTTGCCTGTTCATCAACACAACAAACATCATATAGGTTTATATATAGATTCCTCAATTTTCATATATGGAAGTTAGTTCATTTTAGAAgtttaattaattcgaattatatattTGTGAGTATAGAGGAGGAAAGTGCTACTTTATTGAAAAGAAGTAGTAATAAGAAATCCAGTAGTAGTATTGGTTGGAAATTCAAAGAAATTAAAGCACTACCTAGCTAGCCAgcttttgttaattattattatccATTCATTTTAATTCTTCTCTGATATCCTCTTCATGTTTCTGGTGTGgctaagcaataaaataaagcACTTGCACTTATTGATTAGCCACATCAGCTTATgaattatatatgatatatattagCGCTATATTTctattgaagaaaaaaaaatttgtttcttttttagTTGCAAAGGAGGTGCTAGAAGCTCAAACTCAAAATGTTCTCTtaaatttgtttcctttttcatcgtACTTACTCAATCCTCATATCATAAGACTAGTGTGATATTCTAAATTGATCTTTAATGATTTTTGTGTCGAATAAACTATATTTTGATAAAAAGAAATTGTCAAATTAATTCTTAATATTTTAGAATACTAGACAAATTAATCCCTTGACATAATAATTTTGGTGAACAAACACATTTTGAATTATCACCCCATGGCTGAGCTGCGCAAAAATGTAGTCTTGAGGCTTTGAGAAGTGAGAATTTTCTCACCCCATCATTTTGGGAAACTTGATTCCAGGACCATTTTTATTTCGATCAGAagctttgaatttttcttttcaatgATGATAATCCATTTTGAATCATGCTTCTCATTCTATCATTGGTGTGATCTGTTACAGAGAACAACGGCTTCAAACAGTTGGGCCTGCTTGGCTTTTGAGAATTCAGCAAATTTCGGCACAAAGAGAGTGATCTTTGCAAAGGGTTTCAAGCTGAATTGCTTGGTTGATAAAGTGATGGCTCCATCTTTGGTGAATGATGCAGTGGATTGTTTTGCTAGTATGTGCTGCAAACCAGACTTTACAAAATGTTGTTTTATGTTTTTCGTGTAAATCCTAGTCATTTCTGTTTGCAGAAGGGGAAATTTTGGACCCTAATATCTCAATATTGGTTATGAATTTTGAGAATGAATCTGATCCTTTTGGAGCAATCAGTAATCCGCTCTATCAGACTACTACTTTTAAGCAGGTAAAGCTTTGATTTTTTGATACACACCGTGACATGAACCTTTCCAATGAATTTGGACATGAATGTGTCTAGATACATTGATTTTTCGATGTACCGAAAAAGTAAGAGTGCTAATTGGAATGGAGGGAGTAGTTTTCTCTTGATTTCATTATGTTTATTGACCAGTACTCCTATTCATGCAGCCTAACGCAATAGAAAATGGTCCCTATGATTATACCAGAAGTGAAAAATCCCACTCGAGATGCTTTAGAAAGGTTCACTGTGTCCTGTTAGTTGTGTTTTCAGGCTTCAATTTTGGTGAACAATTTTGAAGTCAGCTTAATTTTGAGGATTCAAAGGGGTTACATTCTTCCCATTTTCTTCGAATTATATGCTTGTTGTAATCTGCTTGCTCCATATCTCATTTTCTGATTCTTCCCTGCAGTTGCTTTGGTTTTACCCGCTATGTATCTGTAGCATGGTTCTAAGCATCATCTGGTAACATTCTCTTTCTATTCATCTTCTTATGTTAGAATCTTCATTGTTGATGAAGATTCACACTGCTGTAAATTAAGCACATTGATAATGCCAGTGTTTGGTTAGTTCCATAGAAAGGTGCTTTAAGTCATGTTTGAGTTTGTCTTAAAAATTAGACTTTCTAATAATGCTGTCAGGTATAATGACATTGCCAAGTTTGGGTATACTGCAATGAGACGATCCAAGTTCACAGGAGAGAAAGACTCAAGTCGAAGCAATTCTCTAACTTCACAAAATGCTAGTCATGTAAAAAGGCCAACTtcacaaaattaattaataaactgTAAGAACTGATTTGAGACCCTAACATAAACACTTTTGTTATTGATTTTAGCTGTAATTATTGGTTTTTGTTGTTGATTAGGCTTCATGGAAGCTGTTAATTTAGCAGTAATATATATGCTTAAAAAATGTGTGACAAATAAAATGTGTGTATAACTAAAGATCGCATTATATAGTGGATGCCTGAGAAAATGGTATATCTTGTAGTGGCACCAACTTATCTCTCTGCTCATCACTTCACTACCAAAGATGTAAATGGAAACCCACATGAATTCAACCTCATCGATGATGGTATTTGTGTCAATAATTTGGTATATATTTTTGGTGTGGTTTATGGTGACTAAGGTTTTTGCGTGGCTACAGTGACTAAGGAGAAATAACCAACCCAGATTTAACACGTGAAAAGTTTGAAGGATGTTGGAGTTTCGTCTGACTGTTGTAAAGATAGTAAATACACGGTACAAATATGGATCACTAAAACTAACATAATTAAACATCCCACCCTTTTGGTAATGCATTCcatagtggtggacgaaattgtgatccttaattaatggctctttggcatgtgccaaagagaactaatttaactaactgattactttcttttcacaattccgttcaactaaccagcaagtgcactgggtcgtccaagtaataccttacgtgagtaagggtcgatcccacggagattattggcttgaagcaatcaatgttattttattgatcttagtcaggaggctaatAAAGTTAATTGGATTtgtttgtaaaaagccaaactacaaactacttaaaattgtaagttaaaataatagagagtaatagcgttacttgttgtgcagtaatgggagatatgttggagttttggagatgctttgtcctttgagcttcaactcttccttgaaatcctcttctcacacgcaagttccttccatggcaagctctatgtagggtgtcaccattgtcagtggctacttcccatcctctcagtgaaaacgttcctatgctctgtcacagcacggctaatcatctgtcggttctcaatcaggttggaatagaatccattgattcttttgcgtctgtcactaacgcccagccctcaggagtttgaagcacgtcacagtcattcaatcccggaatcctactcggaataccacagacaaggtttagactttccggattctcatgaatgccgccatcaatccggcttataccacgaagattctgttggggaatctaagagatattcattcaatatgatgtagaacggaggtggttgtcaggcacacgttcatggattgaggaaggtgatgagtgtcacggatcatcaccttcttcacaattaagcgcgaataaacatcttagataagaacaagcgtgtttgaatggaaaacaaaggaattgtattaaatcatcgagacgctgcagagctcctcacccccaacaatggagtttagagactcatgccgtcacaaagtatgtaattcagatctgaaagtgtcatgaggtacaagaaatgtctgtaaaagttgtttaaatagtaaactagtaacctaggtttacagaaaatgaataaactaagataattggtgcagaaatccacttctggggcccacttggtgtgtgctggggctgagactaaagctttccacgtgtgaaggcctttcttggcgtcaaactctaggttatgacgtgttttgggcgttcaactccggatcatgacgtttttctggcgtttaactccagacagcagcatgaacttggcgtttaacgccaagttacgtcgtctatcctcgcgcaaagtatggactattatatattgctggaaagccctggatgtctactttccaacgccgttgagagcgcgccaattggactcctgtagctccagaaaatccattttgagtgcagggaggtcaggatccaacagcatcagcagtcctttttcagcctaagtcagatttttgctcagctccctcaatttcagccagaaaatacctgaaatcacagaaaaacacacaaactcatagtaaagtccagaaatatgatttttgcctaaaaactaataatattctactaaaaattaactgaaacatgctaaaatctacatgaaattacccccaaaaagcgtataaaatatccgctcatcacaacaccaaacttaaactgttgcttgtcctcaagcaactagatgaataaaataggttctaacagaaataaagaagtaataatattctcgagttttagatgaggctcagattcttattagatgagcggggcttgtagctttttgtctctgaatagttttggcatctccctgtatctttaaattttcagaataattggcatccttaggaactcagaattcagatagtattattgactctcctagtgtagtatgttgattcttgaacacagttattttatgagtcttggctgtggccctaagcactttgtcttccagtattaccaccggatacataaatgccacagacacataactgggtgaaccttttcagattatgactcagctttgctagagtccccagtcagtggtgtccagagctcttaagcacactcttttgctttggatcacgactttaatcactcagtctcaagcttttcacttggaccttcatgacacaagcacatggctagggacagcttagtttagccgcttaggcctggattttatttccttgggccctcctatccattgatgctcaaagccttggatcctttttactcttggctagtgcccatggctt
The nucleotide sequence above comes from Arachis hypogaea cultivar Tifrunner unplaced genomic scaffold, arahy.Tifrunner.gnm2.J5K5 arahy.Tifrunner.gnm2.scaffold_364, whole genome shotgun sequence. Encoded proteins:
- the LOC112715790 gene encoding cystathionine beta-lyase, chloroplastic is translated as MMIIHFESCFSFYHWCDLLQRTTASNSWACLAFENSANFGTKRVIFAKGFKLNCLVDKVMAPSLVNDAVDCFAKGEILDPNISILVMNFENESDPFGAISNPLYQTTTFKQPNAIENGPYDYTRSEKSHSRCFRKLLWFYPLCICSMVLSIIWYNDIAKFGYTAMRRSKFTGEKDSSRSNSLTSQNASHVKRPTSQN